The following proteins are encoded in a genomic region of Shinella zoogloeoides:
- a CDS encoding MFS transporter: protein MLPARAAAYMAASTLLALTQGFGMNLVAANIPQLQGPFGATSAEAVWLMAAYMAPNASLSIALIKIRNQYGLRHFAELGIAVFLVVAALHIFITDLRSAIVLRFFAGIAAAPLSSLGFLYMLEAFPPARKLTVGISLALTNISLAPPLTRFISPTLIDLGGVRALLQLELALAMLAFAAIYLLPLTPIPRAKVIEKRDIVSYIFIAIGFGSGAVVLVTGRIYWWLEARWLGELLVVMIAALTIAAVLELNREKPLIDLRWLASREVLHVGAVLVLFRLMLAEQTAVASNFFQIIGLQNDQLTGLYGIVALATVAGGLSCAAILKPGREPGIHMAALLFIGIGAFLDSHATNLTRPGQMYLSQSMIAVGGSLFMPPAIAAGFTMALRKGPQYILSFIVVFLVTQSLGGLAGSALFGSFITLREKFHSNMLAQSMTLADPLVAARVSQLSAAYGRIITDPAVLKAEGVALLSQQVTREANVLAHNDAFLIIALLAVGAAVALVIHWLYIRIKEAAARPEGQAAVEG from the coding sequence GCCAATATTCCCCAGCTTCAGGGCCCGTTCGGCGCTACCAGCGCCGAGGCGGTCTGGCTGATGGCGGCCTATATGGCGCCCAACGCCTCGCTGTCGATCGCCCTCATCAAGATCCGCAACCAGTATGGCCTGCGCCATTTCGCCGAGCTCGGCATTGCCGTCTTCCTCGTCGTCGCGGCGCTGCATATCTTCATCACGGACCTGCGCTCGGCGATCGTGCTGCGCTTCTTCGCCGGCATCGCCGCCGCGCCGCTTTCCTCGCTCGGCTTCCTCTATATGCTGGAGGCCTTTCCGCCGGCCCGCAAGCTGACGGTCGGCATTTCGCTGGCGCTCACCAATATCAGCCTTGCCCCGCCGCTGACCCGCTTCATCTCGCCGACACTGATCGACCTCGGCGGCGTGCGGGCGCTGCTCCAGCTCGAACTGGCGCTCGCCATGCTCGCCTTCGCGGCGATCTACCTCCTGCCGCTGACGCCGATCCCGCGCGCCAAGGTCATCGAGAAGCGCGACATCGTCAGCTATATCTTCATCGCCATCGGCTTTGGCTCGGGCGCCGTCGTGCTCGTCACCGGACGGATCTATTGGTGGCTGGAGGCGCGGTGGCTCGGCGAGCTGCTGGTGGTCATGATCGCCGCGCTCACCATCGCCGCCGTGCTGGAGCTGAACCGAGAGAAGCCGCTGATCGACCTGCGCTGGCTCGCCAGCCGCGAGGTGCTGCATGTCGGCGCGGTGCTGGTGCTGTTCCGGCTGATGCTGGCCGAGCAGACCGCCGTCGCCAGCAATTTCTTCCAGATCATCGGCCTGCAGAACGACCAGCTGACCGGCCTCTACGGCATCGTGGCGCTCGCCACCGTCGCGGGCGGGCTTTCCTGCGCGGCGATTCTCAAGCCCGGGCGGGAGCCCGGCATCCACATGGCCGCGCTGCTCTTCATCGGCATCGGCGCCTTCCTCGACAGCCATGCGACGAACCTCACGCGGCCCGGGCAGATGTATCTGAGCCAGTCGATGATCGCCGTCGGCGGCAGCCTCTTCATGCCGCCGGCCATCGCCGCCGGCTTCACCATGGCGCTGCGCAAGGGCCCGCAATACATCCTGAGCTTCATCGTCGTCTTCCTGGTGACGCAGAGCCTCGGAGGGCTGGCCGGCTCGGCGCTGTTCGGCTCCTTCATCACGCTGCGCGAGAAGTTCCATTCCAACATGCTCGCCCAGTCGATGACGCTCGCCGACCCGCTGGTCGCAGCCCGCGTCTCGCAGCTTTCCGCCGCCTATGGCCGCATCATCACCGACCCCGCCGTGCTCAAGGCGGAGGGCGTCGCGCTGCTCAGCCAGCAGGTGACGCGCGAGGCCAACGTGCTGGCCCACAACGACGCATTCCTCATCATCGCGCTTCTGGCGGTCGGCGCCGCCGTCGCGCTCGTCATTCACTGGCTTTACATCCGCATCAAGGAGGCCGCCGCCCGCCCCGAAGGGCAGGCGGCCGTTGAAGGTTGA
- a CDS encoding HlyD family secretion protein, with the protein MKTYIRNTATGVAILLGIAGIGAVLYAWQLPPFSSDVQTTDNAYVRGYVTLISPQLAGYVTDVTVKDYEPVKAGAVLARLDDRIYRQKVAQAEATLASQKAALANSEQQENAAKARIGASDAALASASAAKRRAQENWNRIEELSDKGIATQSDREQSRTQFDQAEAAVVQAEANLEVTRQDLQTIIVGRDSLRAAVAGAEASVELAKIDLSNTVITAPRDGAVGEVGVKLGQYVAAGTQLMAVVPQDTWVIANFKETQLAYIKPGQKVKVSVDALKHATLTGHVERFSPAAGSEFSVIKPDNATGNFTKIAQRIPVRIAIDEGQDLAKYLAPGLSVEATTVVGE; encoded by the coding sequence ATGAAGACATATATCCGCAACACGGCGACCGGCGTCGCCATCCTCCTCGGCATCGCCGGCATCGGCGCCGTGCTCTACGCCTGGCAATTGCCGCCCTTCTCCAGCGATGTCCAGACGACCGACAACGCCTATGTGCGCGGCTACGTCACGCTGATCAGCCCGCAGCTCGCCGGCTATGTCACCGACGTCACGGTCAAGGACTACGAGCCCGTGAAGGCCGGTGCCGTGCTCGCCCGCCTCGACGACCGCATCTACCGCCAGAAGGTGGCGCAGGCCGAGGCGACGCTCGCCAGCCAGAAGGCGGCGCTCGCCAATTCCGAGCAGCAGGAGAACGCCGCCAAGGCGCGCATCGGCGCCAGCGATGCGGCGCTCGCCAGCGCCAGCGCCGCAAAGCGCCGCGCGCAGGAGAACTGGAACCGCATCGAGGAACTGTCCGACAAGGGCATCGCCACCCAGAGCGACCGCGAGCAGAGCCGCACCCAGTTCGATCAGGCCGAGGCCGCCGTCGTGCAGGCCGAAGCCAATCTCGAAGTCACCCGGCAGGACCTCCAGACGATCATCGTCGGCCGCGATTCGCTGCGCGCCGCGGTGGCGGGCGCGGAGGCTTCGGTCGAGCTTGCCAAGATCGATCTTTCCAACACCGTCATCACCGCGCCGCGTGACGGCGCCGTCGGCGAGGTGGGCGTGAAGCTCGGCCAATATGTCGCCGCCGGCACGCAGCTCATGGCCGTTGTGCCGCAGGACACCTGGGTCATCGCCAATTTCAAGGAAACGCAGCTTGCCTATATCAAGCCCGGCCAGAAAGTGAAGGTCAGCGTCGACGCGCTGAAGCACGCCACCCTGACTGGCCATGTCGAGCGCTTCTCGCCGGCCGCCGGTTCGGAATTCAGCGTCATCAAGCCGGATAACGCCACCGGCAACTTCACCAAGATCGCCCAGCGCATCCCCGTCCGCATCGCCATCGACGAGGGGCAGGACCTTGCGAAATATCTCGCGCCGGGGCTTTCGGTGGAGGCGACGACGGTGGTCGGGGAGTAG
- a CDS encoding IS110 family transposase, producing MDKVVVGIDVSKDWLDVHVAPSGEHFRVGNDHAGVEALIARLSSHGPALVALEATGGYEHVAVAALSAAGLAVVVVNPAQVRAYANALGKHAKTDPIDAAVIAAFVEAAKPDIRPLKDEAARAFGELVTRRRQIVQMMVAEENRERMAASPPARKSIRRVLTALRRELESLDADMDDRIRKSPLWRVRERLLTSVPGVGPAVARTLLAHMPELGSLDRRQIAALAGLAPWTRQSGKWKGRSFIGGGRSNVRSVLFMAALVASRHNAVLKAFRDHLVAAGKPKIVAIVATMRKLLTMLNAIIRDQRPWQNT from the coding sequence ATGGACAAGGTTGTCGTCGGTATCGACGTATCGAAGGACTGGCTCGACGTGCATGTCGCACCGTCGGGTGAACATTTCCGGGTCGGCAACGATCATGCCGGCGTGGAGGCGCTGATAGCCCGGCTGTCGTCGCACGGCCCCGCTCTGGTGGCGCTGGAGGCGACGGGCGGCTACGAGCATGTGGCGGTGGCGGCGCTTTCGGCGGCGGGGCTTGCCGTGGTGGTCGTCAATCCGGCACAGGTTCGCGCCTATGCGAATGCTCTGGGCAAACATGCCAAGACCGATCCGATCGACGCGGCAGTGATCGCGGCCTTCGTCGAAGCGGCCAAGCCCGACATACGTCCCTTGAAGGACGAGGCGGCGCGGGCCTTCGGCGAACTGGTGACACGGCGGCGCCAGATCGTGCAGATGATGGTGGCGGAAGAGAACCGCGAGCGGATGGCCGCATCCCCGCCCGCCCGCAAGAGCATCCGGCGCGTCCTGACGGCGCTGCGGCGCGAGCTGGAGAGCCTTGATGCCGATATGGACGACCGGATCCGCAAATCACCGTTGTGGCGGGTGCGCGAGAGGCTGTTGACCTCGGTGCCGGGCGTGGGACCGGCGGTGGCGCGCACGCTTTTGGCACATATGCCGGAACTGGGCAGCCTCGACCGGCGACAGATCGCGGCGCTGGCCGGGCTTGCACCGTGGACGCGGCAATCGGGCAAGTGGAAGGGCAGGAGCTTCATCGGCGGAGGCCGGAGCAACGTGCGGTCCGTGCTGTTCATGGCAGCCCTCGTGGCCAGTCGCCACAATGCGGTGCTCAAGGCCTTCCGCGATCATCTCGTGGCGGCCGGCAAGCCGAAGATCGTCGCCATCGTCGCAACCATGCGGAAGCTGCTGACCATGCTCAACGCCATCATCAGGGACCAAAGGCCATGGCAAAACACTTGA
- a CDS encoding SDR family NAD(P)-dependent oxidoreductase, whose protein sequence is MSIDLKGRLALVTGASRGIGYFTALELAKAGAHVIACARTVGGLEELDDAIKQAGGSATLVPFDLADMAAIDKLGGSIFERWGKLDILVANAGVLGTISPIGHVEAKVFEKVMTINVTATWRLIRSLEPLLLKSDAGRAVILSSSAAHKCKPFWGPYSASKAAVEALARTWAGETQRTALRITSLDPGATRTAMRAQAVPGEDPSTVQHPSEVAKAILSLVSPGFTETGKLFEMRKGRLLDYRLPD, encoded by the coding sequence ATGAGCATCGACCTGAAGGGCCGCCTCGCGCTGGTCACCGGCGCCTCGCGCGGCATCGGCTATTTCACCGCCCTCGAACTTGCGAAGGCGGGCGCGCATGTCATCGCCTGCGCCCGCACCGTCGGGGGGCTGGAAGAGCTGGACGACGCGATCAAGCAGGCCGGCGGCAGCGCGACGCTGGTGCCCTTCGACCTTGCCGACATGGCGGCCATCGACAAGCTCGGCGGCTCGATCTTCGAGCGCTGGGGCAAGCTCGACATCCTCGTGGCCAATGCCGGCGTGCTCGGCACCATCTCGCCCATCGGCCATGTCGAGGCGAAGGTCTTCGAGAAGGTGATGACCATCAACGTCACAGCGACATGGCGCCTCATCCGCTCGCTCGAGCCGCTGCTGCTGAAGTCGGACGCCGGCCGCGCCGTCATCCTCTCTTCCAGCGCCGCGCACAAGTGCAAGCCCTTCTGGGGGCCCTACTCCGCCTCCAAGGCGGCCGTGGAAGCCCTTGCCCGTACCTGGGCCGGCGAGACGCAGCGCACGGCCCTGCGCATCACCTCGCTCGACCCCGGTGCTACCCGCACCGCCATGCGCGCGCAGGCCGTGCCGGGCGAGGATCCGTCGACGGTGCAGCATCCTTCCGAGGTGGCGAAGGCCATCCTGTCGCTGGTCTCGCCGGGTTTCACCGAGACGGGCAAGCTCTTCGAGATGCGCAAGGGGCGTTTGCTGGATTACCGGCTGCCGGATTGA
- the purF gene encoding amidophosphoribosyltransferase, producing MSDFEFPGRHDDDLDGDTLHEECGVFGILGHPEAATLTALGLHALQHRGQEAAGIVSFDGKQFHTEKHMGLVGDHYTNPVTLAKLPGNIAVGHTRYSTTGEVALRNVQPLFAELEVGGIAVAHNGNFTNGLTLRRQLIAGGAICQSTSDTEVVLHLIARSRYTNTTDRFIDAIRQMEGGYSMLGITRTKLIAARDPTGIRPLVMGELDGKPIFASETCALDIIGAKYIRDVENGEIVVCEIQPDGSISIEAKKSGNAQPERLCLFEYVYFARPDSVVGGRSVYVARKNMGINLAKEHPVEGDVVVPVPDGGTPAALGYAQESGIPFEYGIIRNHYVGRTFIEPTQQIRAFGVKLKHSANRAMIAGKRVILVDDSIVRGTTSLKIVQMIRDAGAKEVHIRVASPMIFYPDFYGIDTPDRDKLLANQYTDVKAMAEYIGADSLEFISIDGLYRAVGGEDRNPARPQFTDHYFTGDYPTRLLDKEGETMGRKVSVLASNG from the coding sequence ATGAGCGATTTTGAGTTCCCCGGCCGCCACGACGACGATCTCGACGGCGATACGCTTCATGAGGAATGCGGCGTCTTCGGCATTCTCGGCCATCCCGAGGCGGCCACGCTGACGGCGCTGGGCCTGCACGCGCTCCAGCATCGCGGCCAGGAAGCGGCGGGCATCGTCTCCTTCGACGGCAAGCAGTTCCACACCGAAAAGCACATGGGTCTCGTGGGCGACCACTATACGAACCCGGTGACGCTGGCCAAGCTCCCCGGCAACATCGCCGTCGGCCACACGCGCTATTCCACCACCGGGGAAGTGGCGCTGCGCAACGTGCAGCCGCTCTTCGCGGAGCTGGAAGTCGGCGGCATCGCCGTCGCCCATAACGGCAACTTCACCAACGGCCTGACGCTGCGCCGGCAGCTCATCGCCGGCGGCGCGATCTGTCAGTCGACATCCGACACGGAAGTCGTGCTGCACCTCATCGCCCGCTCGCGCTACACCAACACCACCGACCGCTTCATCGACGCCATCCGCCAGATGGAAGGCGGTTATTCGATGCTCGGCATCACCCGCACCAAGCTGATCGCCGCACGCGACCCCACCGGCATCCGCCCGCTCGTCATGGGCGAGCTCGACGGCAAGCCGATCTTCGCCTCCGAGACCTGCGCGCTCGACATCATCGGCGCGAAATACATCCGCGACGTGGAGAACGGCGAGATCGTCGTCTGCGAGATCCAGCCGGACGGCTCGATCAGCATCGAGGCGAAGAAGTCGGGCAACGCCCAGCCGGAACGCCTCTGCCTCTTCGAATATGTCTATTTCGCCCGCCCCGATTCCGTCGTCGGCGGCCGCAGCGTCTATGTGGCGCGCAAGAACATGGGCATCAACCTCGCCAAGGAGCACCCGGTCGAGGGCGACGTCGTCGTGCCGGTGCCGGACGGCGGCACGCCAGCGGCACTCGGCTATGCGCAGGAGAGCGGCATTCCGTTCGAATACGGCATCATCCGCAACCATTATGTCGGGCGCACCTTCATCGAGCCGACGCAGCAGATCCGCGCCTTCGGCGTGAAGCTGAAGCATTCGGCCAACCGCGCGATGATCGCCGGCAAGCGCGTCATCCTCGTCGACGATTCGATCGTGCGCGGCACGACGTCGCTGAAGATCGTGCAGATGATCCGCGATGCCGGCGCAAAGGAAGTGCATATCCGCGTCGCCAGCCCGATGATCTTCTATCCGGACTTCTACGGCATCGACACGCCGGATCGCGACAAGCTGCTCGCCAACCAGTACACGGACGTCAAGGCGATGGCGGAGTATATCGGTGCGGATTCGCTTGAGTTCATCTCCATCGACGGCCTCTACCGCGCCGTCGGCGGCGAGGACCGCAACCCGGCCCGTCCGCAGTTCACCGACCATTACTTCACCGGCGACTATCCGACGCGCCTCCTTGACAAGGAAGGCGAGACGATGGGACGGAAGGTCTCGGTTCTGGCAAGCAACGGATAA
- a CDS encoding CvpA family protein: MPITILDGIVIGVALFSAVLAMVRGFSREVLSVASWVGAAAAAYFLYPVLVPYAKNYTTSDTVALAGSAGAVFLVALIVISFITMRIADFIIDSRIGALDRTLGFLFGAARGILLVVVAMLFFNWLVAPQQQPVWVTTAKSKPLLDNLGSRLVALLPEDADATILDRLRGKKTEGEGGAEEPDGTTGGGTSPAPAEDTPATNG, from the coding sequence ATGCCCATCACAATTCTCGACGGTATCGTCATCGGCGTTGCCCTGTTCTCCGCCGTTCTGGCGATGGTGCGCGGCTTCTCGCGCGAAGTGCTCTCCGTCGCAAGCTGGGTGGGCGCCGCCGCGGCCGCCTACTTCCTCTATCCGGTGCTGGTTCCCTATGCGAAGAACTACACGACGAGCGACACGGTCGCGCTGGCGGGCTCGGCCGGCGCCGTCTTCCTCGTCGCGCTCATCGTGATCTCCTTCATCACCATGCGCATCGCCGACTTCATCATCGACAGCCGCATCGGCGCGCTGGACCGCACGCTCGGCTTCCTGTTCGGCGCGGCCCGCGGCATCCTGCTCGTCGTCGTCGCCATGCTGTTCTTCAATTGGCTGGTCGCGCCGCAGCAGCAGCCGGTCTGGGTCACCACCGCCAAGTCGAAGCCGCTGCTCGACAATCTCGGCTCGCGCCTCGTGGCGCTGCTGCCGGAAGACGCCGACGCGACGATCCTCGACCGCCTGCGCGGCAAGAAGACCGAGGGCGAAGGCGGCGCGGAAGAGCCGGACGGCACGACGGGCGGCGGCACCAGCCCGGCACCCGCCGAAGACACGCCCGCCACGAACGGATAA
- the radA gene encoding DNA repair protein RadA, with protein sequence MAKARTQFVCQNCGTAHSRWVGKCEGCGEWNTVVEEDPMGGIGAGPGKVPKKGRPVALTTLSGETEEAPRIHTGIAELDRATGGGFVRGSAVLIGGDPGIGKSTLLMQSAAALSRQGHRIIYVSGEEAVAQVRLRAQRLHAHETDVLLAAETNVEDILATVGEGKRPDLVIIDSIQTLWSDTAEAAPGTVTQVRTGVQAMIRFAKQTGAAMVLVGHVTKEGQIAGPRVVEHMVDAVLYFEGDRGHHYRILRTVKNRFGPTDEIGVFEMSDRGLREVSNPSELFLGERNAKSPGAAVFAGMEGTRPVLVEVQALVAPTSLGTPRRAVVGWDSARLSMILAVLEAHCGVRLGQHDVYLNVAGGYRISEPAADLAVASALVSSLAGLALPADCVYFGEVSLSGAIRPVAHTAQRLKEAEKLGFSQAVLPAGSADLPKGAGGRWSEIESLPDLVARIAGSKNALKREDEDV encoded by the coding sequence ATGGCGAAAGCCCGCACCCAATTCGTCTGCCAGAACTGCGGCACCGCGCATTCCCGCTGGGTCGGAAAATGCGAGGGCTGCGGCGAATGGAACACCGTGGTCGAGGAAGACCCGATGGGCGGCATCGGCGCCGGCCCCGGCAAGGTGCCGAAGAAGGGCCGCCCCGTCGCGCTCACCACGCTTTCCGGCGAGACGGAGGAGGCGCCGCGCATCCACACCGGCATCGCGGAACTCGACCGGGCGACCGGCGGCGGCTTCGTGCGCGGCTCGGCGGTGCTGATCGGCGGCGATCCCGGCATCGGCAAGTCGACGTTGCTGATGCAGTCGGCCGCCGCCCTCTCCCGGCAGGGACACCGCATCATCTATGTCTCCGGGGAAGAGGCCGTCGCGCAGGTGCGCCTTCGCGCCCAGCGCCTGCATGCGCACGAGACGGACGTGCTGCTCGCCGCCGAGACCAATGTGGAGGACATCCTCGCCACCGTCGGCGAGGGCAAGCGGCCGGACCTCGTCATCATCGATTCGATCCAGACGCTGTGGAGCGACACGGCCGAGGCCGCGCCCGGCACGGTGACGCAGGTGAGGACCGGCGTGCAGGCGATGATCCGCTTCGCCAAGCAGACGGGCGCCGCTATGGTCCTCGTCGGCCATGTCACCAAGGAAGGCCAGATCGCCGGTCCCCGCGTCGTCGAGCACATGGTCGACGCGGTGCTCTATTTCGAGGGCGACCGTGGCCACCACTACCGCATCCTGCGCACGGTGAAGAACCGCTTCGGCCCGACCGACGAGATCGGCGTCTTCGAAATGTCCGACCGGGGGCTGCGCGAAGTCTCCAACCCGTCCGAACTCTTCCTCGGCGAGCGCAATGCCAAATCGCCGGGTGCGGCCGTCTTCGCCGGCATGGAGGGCACGCGGCCGGTGCTGGTCGAGGTGCAGGCGCTGGTCGCGCCCACCTCGCTCGGCACGCCGCGCCGGGCCGTCGTCGGCTGGGATTCGGCGCGACTCTCGATGATCCTTGCAGTGCTGGAGGCCCATTGCGGCGTCAGGCTCGGCCAGCACGACGTTTATCTCAACGTCGCCGGCGGCTACCGCATCTCGGAACCGGCGGCGGACCTTGCCGTCGCCTCGGCGCTGGTTTCCTCGCTCGCCGGACTTGCCCTTCCCGCCGATTGCGTCTATTTCGGCGAAGTCAGCCTGTCGGGCGCCATTCGTCCGGTTGCGCACACCGCCCAGCGCCTTAAAGAAGCCGAAAAGCTGGGTTTTTCGCAGGCCGTGCTGCCCGCCGGTTCCGCCGATCTGCCCAAGGGGGCCGGTGGCCGCTGGAGCGAGATCGAAAGCCTGCCGGATCTGGTGGCGCGCATTGCCGGATCGAAGAACGCCCTCAAGCGGGAAGACGAGGACGTCTGA
- the alr gene encoding alanine racemase: MSPHHSHARSTLPVAGEDHARLTIDLSALADNWRAMARRSGAARTAAVLKADGYGIGLEHAGRTFHHAGARDFFVATPAEGATLRAILPDVRIYVLSGMWAGSERLFFEFDLVPVIVSEEQLVVFMAAVSEGRDHPCVLHVDTGMNRLGLRVEDALALAGDAARPASFAPIMLLSHLACADEPAHPLNRQQLQRFRSVVAAFDDIDASLANSAGIFLGEDYHFTLTRPGIALYGGSAVNGVDNPMKPVVTAEARILQVREAKAGESVSYGATPLARDSRIAIAAIGYADGYMRTLGAGVPLRAAGIPGANGVLHGRTVPLIGRVTMDLTHFDVTDLPPGSVRAGDFIELFGRAMPIQDVARAAGTVDYELLTSLGNRYERRYETVKK, from the coding sequence ATGAGCCCACACCATTCCCACGCGCGTTCCACCCTGCCCGTCGCCGGTGAGGATCATGCCCGCCTGACGATCGACCTTTCGGCGCTCGCCGATAACTGGCGCGCCATGGCGCGGCGCTCCGGCGCGGCGCGCACGGCGGCCGTGCTGAAGGCTGATGGCTACGGCATCGGGCTGGAGCATGCCGGCCGGACCTTCCATCACGCCGGCGCCCGCGACTTCTTCGTCGCCACTCCGGCGGAGGGCGCGACGCTGCGCGCCATCCTGCCGGATGTCCGCATCTACGTCCTCTCCGGCATGTGGGCCGGCTCGGAACGCCTCTTCTTCGAATTCGACCTCGTGCCCGTCATCGTCTCGGAAGAACAGCTCGTCGTCTTCATGGCGGCGGTTTCCGAAGGGCGTGACCATCCTTGCGTGCTGCATGTCGATACCGGCATGAACCGGCTCGGCCTTCGGGTCGAGGACGCGCTGGCGCTGGCGGGCGACGCCGCGCGGCCGGCGAGCTTCGCGCCGATCATGCTGCTGAGCCACCTTGCCTGCGCCGACGAGCCAGCCCATCCGCTCAACCGCCAGCAGCTGCAAAGGTTCCGCAGCGTCGTCGCGGCCTTCGACGACATCGACGCCAGCCTTGCCAATTCGGCGGGCATCTTCCTCGGCGAGGACTATCACTTCACCCTCACCCGCCCCGGCATCGCGCTCTATGGCGGCAGCGCCGTCAACGGCGTCGACAACCCGATGAAACCGGTCGTCACCGCCGAGGCGCGCATCCTCCAGGTGCGCGAGGCGAAGGCCGGCGAGAGCGTCAGCTACGGCGCGACGCCGCTTGCCCGCGACAGCCGCATCGCCATCGCCGCCATCGGCTATGCGGATGGCTACATGCGCACGCTCGGCGCCGGCGTTCCGCTGCGCGCGGCCGGCATTCCCGGAGCGAACGGCGTGCTGCACGGGCGCACCGTGCCGCTGATCGGCCGCGTCACCATGGACCTCACCCATTTCGACGTCACCGACCTGCCGCCCGGCAGCGTACGGGCCGGCGACTTCATCGAGCTCTTCGGCCGCGCCATGCCGATCCAGGACGTCGCGCGCGCCGCGGGTACCGTCGACTACGAGCTCCTCACCAGCCTCGGCAACCGCTACGAACGACGCTACGAGACGGTGAAAAAATAG
- a CDS encoding replicative DNA helicase, translating to MNDAVRKLSGAGREAPEAHHREAPNNVEAEQALLGAILVNNDAYYRVSDFLKPIHFHEPLHRKIYELAGDTIRMGKIATTITLKTHLPADGKVGDLTIPQYLARLAAEAVTIINAEDYGRAIYDLALRRSLITIGEDMVNIAYDAPLDMPPQNQIEDAERRLFELAETGRYDGGFQSFNDAVAQAIDMAGQAFERDGSLSGISTGIHSLDGRMGGLQRSDLIVLAGRPGMGKTSLATNIAYNIAASYEPEVQADGSFKARNGGVVGFYSLEMSSEQLATRIISEQTEVSSSKIRRGDISEADFEKLVACSQMMQKVPLYIDQTGGISIAQLSARARRLKRQRGLDCLVVDYIQLMTGSGKSSDNRVQEITQITTGLKALGKELNVPIIALSQLSRQVESREDKRPQLSDLRESGSIEQDADVVLFVFREEYYVKNLEPRDEFDPKYEEWKMKFEAVKGTADVIIAKQRHGPTGTVKLAFQSEYTRFTDLADPSFTQYEH from the coding sequence ATGAACGATGCCGTGCGCAAGTTGAGCGGGGCCGGTCGCGAAGCACCGGAGGCGCATCACCGCGAGGCGCCGAACAACGTCGAGGCGGAACAGGCGCTGCTCGGCGCGATCCTCGTCAACAACGACGCCTATTATCGCGTCTCGGACTTCCTCAAGCCGATCCATTTCCACGAGCCCCTGCACCGCAAGATCTACGAGCTTGCCGGCGACACGATCCGCATGGGCAAGATCGCGACAACGATCACGCTGAAGACCCATCTTCCGGCGGACGGCAAGGTCGGCGACCTGACGATCCCGCAATATCTCGCCCGTCTTGCCGCCGAGGCCGTGACGATCATCAACGCGGAAGACTATGGCCGGGCGATCTATGACCTGGCGCTGCGCCGCTCGCTGATCACCATCGGCGAAGACATGGTCAACATCGCCTATGACGCGCCGCTCGACATGCCGCCGCAGAACCAGATCGAGGACGCCGAGCGCCGCCTCTTCGAGCTGGCCGAGACCGGCCGCTACGACGGCGGCTTCCAGTCGTTCAACGACGCGGTGGCGCAGGCGATCGACATGGCCGGCCAGGCCTTCGAGCGCGACGGCTCGCTCTCGGGCATTTCCACCGGCATCCACTCGCTCGACGGCCGCATGGGCGGCCTGCAGCGCTCGGACCTTATCGTGCTTGCCGGTCGTCCCGGCATGGGCAAGACCTCGCTTGCCACCAACATCGCCTACAATATCGCCGCCTCCTATGAGCCGGAAGTGCAGGCGGACGGCTCGTTCAAGGCGAGGAACGGCGGCGTCGTCGGCTTCTACTCGCTGGAAATGTCCTCCGAACAGCTCGCCACCCGTATCATTTCGGAACAGACGGAAGTCTCCTCCTCGAAGATCCGCCGCGGCGACATTTCCGAGGCCGATTTCGAAAAGCTCGTCGCCTGCTCGCAGATGATGCAGAAGGTGCCGCTCTATATCGACCAGACGGGCGGCATCTCGATTGCCCAGCTTTCCGCCCGCGCCCGCCGCCTGAAGCGCCAGCGCGGCCTCGATTGCCTCGTGGTGGACTATATCCAGCTCATGACCGGCTCGGGAAAATCCAGCGACAATCGCGTGCAGGAGATCACCCAGATCACCACAGGCCTGAAGGCGCTCGGCAAGGAGCTGAATGTTCCGATCATCGCCCTCTCCCAGCTCTCCCGTCAGGTGGAGAGCCGCGAGGACAAGCGCCCGCAGCTCTCCGACCTTCGCGAATCGGGCTCCATCGAGCAGGACGCCGACGTGGTGCTCTTCGTGTTTCGCGAGGAATACTATGTGAAGAACCTCGAGCCGCGCGACGAGTTCGACCCGAAATACGAGGAATGGAAGATGAAGTTCGAAGCGGTGAAGGGCACCGCGGACGTCATCATCGCCAAGCAGCGTCACGGCCCCACCGGCACGGTGAAGCTCGCCTTCCAGTCGGAATACACCCGCTTCACCGATCTCGCCGATCCGTCCTTCACCCAGTACGAGCACTGA